A genome region from Anopheles stephensi strain Indian chromosome 2, UCI_ANSTEP_V1.0, whole genome shotgun sequence includes the following:
- the LOC118503857 gene encoding uncharacterized protein LOC118503857 isoform X1, with protein MECDVSPVPSVQANRPTIQQQHSIGTVVVTAVAAKGSTNNGNSSTGSGSSTTTASSTTLITSTTTTTGTPDIGTADGTVAESTTMEPTTTTSEEDDATPSSSSVVVVASASMGTAAEAAGIISARKSISSNNSSNAARKTPLHGSSTVVVPSEPVAVIEISDHSTTDDISYPELVSCVDSDLNCVVLSDEYDSSVPLREDDPLNVSTGSIDMLSSSQCSTPVPPSVSVVGTAEAITPGRTRIATPTITTSNSSSSAATPKHNHHLRRNLPRMAATSRQQTAAKQPQSGAGSRGGASSSEKRQLRQTTSDGSSSGGAASTMREVLASIPGFSIKPRRRTNKKLSTAAQLEQTREGCVDLETPDSILIHTNLRALLNRETFQLLPPLYQYKLVQLLPPVDRPTLPEASQCERNGIRLNPSGLNNEFFARACHEWRDRLAEGEFTPEAQLKIRSEAEREKSKLDPWKLKHFEPMWGDRKYASAFFGAAGTVANPTPPTPPPPPPPPPTVEEQQVLVQSSQPPVLAVAPAHQHQSIPVQLPVHAPVAVSCSTAPTVSIVPMSKGATIVTVARQAQQPVTLGAHPTKVVHPAVTAKLDPSSRSLGKMQAITFSTAAGVVRPTANVASSSSISSSSSSSNTIITSSTGTIILPSRTTITVTSGSAPKTGASGGSGGMLRGSAGTGVASVAAVPISSGITVVPINILTGSGSSSISSSGASSSINTNRPALKTTIKLRPTTAIATSTTAAAAIGEGGKQHPYAVGCSSNAAVVIGSSTAAVGGTKRILPPATMSVSSSSNNGSSSTAISSTNCVEQSSGTTSSLPMSPKRFRTVGAVTRSALAGTGTQQLPPAQHNPLPTTTSAAMAAGSTITLGSRPVVVKVVEPYRPSAMVRAVPIDPTVIQTSSSLKRTRALTPELSSIKMSAKRKVDGDDGGGPPQQHPFSSSSSSLQHNNPRRMVAVVTGTATTTGGGEVNSISIGSSSSSSSSSNAAMYISSNNNSINRLITATGSRTTMPATSTDSSKCSKRSIGNAAGGTSNSNSSRINISCSSTTTINSSEGLLIDPTTTNTTTTTTTTASSHVGAGATAAAAAGIFLQSGGRKGGHRQQLVECDTRKTAPPMDATNRLVLLDGGAHEKRRRGLLPYEVVVPPVAAVVGGGPSKRRVPRQGLKPNRNRAVATTPTTTTITIVDDEVDGSPPAFAGQAVEEDSHELDEAEENPEVLRRRIVAPMVNGDVAEVHEQRRSSSPPLVPSSDIILEEAIDCGDVADSGEHRLKGDFIEANSSSLHLQDTGEQQRVMNLNHLHSINDTGGTTQMIYDQNTGQVYSVMCLPQPQNNTTLGAAGGGLSLRSLPSSLTVTALPQQQHPPQQPQLSISNDSSNSSSVSTTAMMAASDNHLDGGAGGAGGGAGGAGSSGPGLSTFENVLRQNVMDGSELVIVNHHQVRPDQEGVISVKEADEEDEDEEEEDEEEGDGEQVHTTTTTTNTADEEEEEDEEEVEDEEEEGEEVGEENGEEDPDAHEQQILRRHGLQLHEALAGACEDDDDHQAPGECFNGEVIRTATGVAAAAASFGNKLGNYGPANLQQHHLHLQQHHNNHLHHRVQGAMAGGVGGMMSMNLTGFHHDHELLHQQQQQQLQQLQHATTTTSSPCSVSSEQPEGLMMMVTTTADGNEEDPAAGLSSNSGDVMVMTTSNYCDNLSAADEADGEDEEEEEEEDEGRQLAEEHDQLLLDGGSSVGMEEEAVGTIVDQYGNHHHPSDLNHRHGGMMVHDGSEEEEEEEEEASFVMDQMQQQQQLQQQFHLASGQNHQQQLHNHQSLVTSSGGADGTQMHLHPGGVGGMLLDGDGAGCVEESFENEDDVEQHQQQQAEDEAQDGQQLLQQHQTSVVQHQQQYTNSHSHHHHQQQLVEKYIDEMDTIGGGAASVVGDGSDPGAGYVMDAGSGEMMRTEIVVEHNHDDHGTIALEQVGTLNQEEHDDVGDGRNGASSSVFDNRYVNQSDDVGGPIVEVAHDPRHHKAPEFDESDDGRGEMIDERRVVDMLEETCAERGMIQQSVPREHLPTLLVPVSGVANVSSQSAESSFAATMSGGGMPVLATKRTTILVVEDCISTNGLHSPYGPAPPFARRRSLNGVEHVLSSMQKYEPREEDTDHDLPSGRNGNNDLFHGEEEGSGAPEVDEDDGGAGHEHKGGGGHEEVLAASSCGDWPQFKIEMMGTTKMMVVDHHQLVDGNNSIIISPLGTPGSATMIPSPGATTLQQQQQQQQPQHHHHQQQQQQLHNSQSLHQHLTTVNQQQRTALQQPTSISMAPTATLVQQIAPHNPLQQQQRPPPQQLHTSGGVNAATTTAGISFLAHHTQPTVPTMTPGTTVLNSPQQHQPPQQGLSIFQLHPQQQQHHSPQQPVLGCGNSTIQLTTEIKDGIRNSMVKTEPGVSYTTIRQGNQLVTRIKMENDDSQQQQQQQQQPTQTTQPTFQTQLPKVNVVTSSPLISIGPGSSSQDNLSRVIESVAGNYSSAASPVGSQQQQQQQLVTHQQQQQQQQLIQHVQTASGHQLRYEMDPTTVMQQQSVSPSQQQQLIAQQQQPKFIITSRPLGGAVNAAGSAPGTKLPLTVQAATNVLPHMQSPQQFIQAQDQQMQLATQPTVPPLQKPIQLQKIIMATSAISQQQPQQQQQRPRLPLQQRTQYSVQAIPQQQQQQQQQQQQPQQFQQAPKVPPQAATPPTQSQQRFQQKYVTNQLIRGQNAFLMNNVHHLQQQTQQQQVAGTVGANVIVGATSINRGKRSNDVGGGSSTGPHAATNSTGNGSGSSSGSSSSSSGSKQRGGRTSSSRLPPGAVNLERSYQICQAVIQNSPNRHQLKAQLKSPQAFLAASNSNSNSSISSIGSTGSSSSSSSSSSSSSSSSGVSASSIIGNNTKEDANSNSSGNGSSAFGGVLGIGGNKMSRLVNSSKRTVSAGGVRPHSSIVVRQVNASGGSAAAATSASSGQSNPISIIAAAQSQHHQQQLHALAGDQQQLGQIISVSAAPTIVHAAGAASVAGNNSGANAHSGGAGGAGNFAAGGKYLLVQRTAAAHIGEIVTPRAASAPPTHNQIQLHHVPAPPQQQQPPLHNPQMATVQQQQLSHQVQHHMQQQQHQLQQQQQQQQLAVGANAVAPATTSLQAAITRRIPSTHVNTTTTTTDTISYGQEEDTHPIDPTVAADTVAAPPPSSDGAEEEGTMADDDTGDADAHQQEQQQQQQYYQQEGGELLDAGAAAHETMNGQAIEYAVEGNEHQHHFAEQLIGGQHIAQSHNDRMALDDGVDVVVDGFINHDDAGGNHHHTATTAEPPHQDMANGTDASCSPQLETDDYDDDDRDDGTADPAAGEEDDECSCSLNAMVICQQCGAFCHDDCISATKLCVSCVVR; from the exons ATGGAATGCGATGTGTCGCCCGTTCCATCGGTGCAGGCGAACCGTCCGACgatacagcagcaacacagcaTCGGTACAGTGGTGGTAACAGCGGTAGCAGCGAAAGGATCCACTAACAATGGCAATAGTAGTactggcagcggcagcagtacCACAACCGCATCGTCCACTACACTCATCACctccaccactactactacggGTACTCCGGACATCGGAACGGCCGACGGCACGGTGGCAGAGTCCACCACCATGGAacccacgacgacgacgtcggaAGAGGACGATGCGACACCGTCCTCgtcatcggtggtggtggtggccagcGCGTCAATGGGCACTGCCGCAGAAGCCGCCGGAATCATCTCCGCACGGAAAAGTATCAGCAGCAATAATAGCAGTAACGCCGCCCGCAAGACACCACTCCACGGTTCCTCAACGGTGGTGGTACCGTCGGAACCGGTGGCGGTGATCGAAATCAGCGATCATAGTACGACGGACGACATTAGCTACCCGGAGCTGGTCTCCTGCGTCGATTCCGACCTCAACTGTGTGGTTCTGTCGGACGAGTACGATTCGTCGGTACCGCTGAGGGAAGACGATCCACTAAATGTTTCGACCGGTTCGATCGATATGCTATCGTCTTCGCAGTGCAGCACACCGGTACCACCGTCGGTCAGCGTCGTGGGAACAGCAGAGGCTATTACACCGGGTCGGACAAGGATAGCGACaccaaccatcaccaccagcaacagcagcagcagcgcagcaACACCGAAACACAATCACCATTTGCGGCGAAATCTGCCCCGAATGGCGGCGACCAGTAGACAGCAGACGGCGGCGAAACAACCGCAATCGGGTGCGGGCAGTCGGGGCGGTGCCTCGTCGTCGGAAAAACGTCAGCTTCGGCAGACAACGTCGGACGGGAGTAGTTCCGGTGGTGCTGCGTCAACGATGCGTGAGGTGCTTGCATCGATCCCGGGGTTTAGCATAAAGCCGAGGCGGCGCACGAACAAGAAGCTGTCCACCGCGGCCCAGCTCGAACAGACGCGCGAAGGTTGCGTCGATCTGGAAACGCCGGACTCGATTCTGATCCACACGAATCTGCGCGCCCTGTTGAACAGGGAAACGTTTCAGCTGCTGCCACCGCTGTATCAGTACAAACTCGTCCAGCTGCTGCCGCCCGTCGATCGGCCAACGCTACCCGAAGCATCCCAGTGCGAGCGTAACGGCATCCGGTTGAATCCGTCCGGCTTGAACAACGAATTCTTTGCCCGCGCCTGCCACGAATGGCGGGACCGGTTAGCGGAGGGTGAATTTACACCGGAGGCACAGCTAAAGATACGCTCGGAGGCGGAGCGCGAAAAGAGCAAGCTCGATCCGTGGAAGCTGAAACACTTCGAACCGATGTGGGGTGATAGGAAGTATGCGTCGGCGTTTTTCGGAGCGGCAGGCACGGTGGCAAATCCAACACCaccgacaccaccaccaccaccaccaccaccaccgacggtAGAAGAACAGCAGGTGCTGGTACAGTCTTCACAACCACCCGTATTAGCTGTAGCACCGGCGCACCAACACCAATCGATACCGGTACAGCTACCGGTACATGCTCCCGTGGCCGTGAGCTGCTCGACAGCTCCGACCGTATCGATTGTTCCGATGTCGAAGGGTGCTACGATCGTTACTGTTGCACGACAGGCGCAGCAACCGGTAACGCTCGGGGCCCATCCGACCAAAGTTGTGCATCCCGCCGTGACAGCAAAGCTCGATCCAAGCTCCCGATCGTTAGGGAAAATGCAAGCAATCACCTTTTCCACTGCGGCCGGCGTTGTGCGACCCACGGCGAACGTTGCTAGCAGTAGTAGCattagtagtagcagcagcagcagcaacacaatcATCACGTCCTCCACCGGCACTATCATCCTTCCCTCGCGGACGACAATAACGGTCACTTCCGGCAGTGCGCCTAAAACCGGCGCTAGTGGCGGTAGTGGTGGCATGCTAAGAGGAAGTGCTGGAACCGGTGTGGCGAGCGTGGCTGCTGTACCGATCAGCAGCGGTATAACTGTGGTCCCTATTAACATCCTTACCGGAAGCGGTAGCAGTAGTATCAGTAGCAGTGGTGCAAGTAGTTCCATTAACACGAATCGACCCGCGCTTAAGACTACGATAAAGCTGCGACCAACGACAGCGATTGCTACGAGCACGACGGCGGCCGCAGCGATTGGTGAGGGCGGCAAACAGCATCCCTATGCCGTAGGTTGTTCGTCGAATGCAGCGGTTGTGATTGGAAGTTCCACGGCAGCTGTCGGAGGCACCAAACGAATTCTTCCGCCGGCTACGATGAGTGTTAGCAGTAGTAGCAATAATGGTAGCAGCAGTACCGCCATTAGCAGTACTAACTGCGTTGAGCAGAGCAGTGGCACAACCAGTTCGTTGCCGATGTCTCCGAAACGGTTCCGTACCGTGGGTGCCGTTACGCGATCGGCTTTGGCGGGCACGGGCACGCAACAGCTACCACCAGCGCAACACAATCCCCTGCCGACCACCACCTCGGCCGCGATGGCTGCCGGGTCAACGATAACGCTCGGATCTCGGCCGGTCGTTGTGAAGGTGGTGGAACCGTACCGTCCATCGGCGATGGTTCGTGCCGTCCCGATCGATCCGACGGTGATTCAGACAAGCTCAAGCTTAAAGCGAACCCGTGCACTAACGCCCGAACTCAGCAGCATCAAGATGTCGGCGAAGCGGAAAGTGGATGGCGACGATGGTGGCGGCCCGCCACAACAGCATccgttcagcagcagcagcagcagcttgcaGCACAATAATCCGCGCCGAATGGTGGCTGTTGTAACCGGGACCGCGACTACAACCGGCGGGGGGGAAGTgaacagcatcagcatcggcagcagtagtagcagcagcagcagcagcaatgcagCAATGTACATAAGcagtaataataatagtatCAATCGCCTTATCACCGCCACCGGCAGCCGCACCACTATGCCGGCCACCTCTACGGACAGCagcaaatgcagcaaaaggAGCATCGGCAAtgctgctggtggcactaGCAATAGCAATAGTAGTAGAATCAATATTAGCTGTAGCAGCACCACTACCATTAACAGCTCAGAGGGCTTACTAATCGATcccaccaccacaaacaccaccacaaccaccaccaccaccgctagcAGCCATGTCGGAGCTGGTGCTAcggctgctgcggctgctgggaTCTTTCTGCAGTCGGGTGGCAGGAAGGGGGGACACAGACAGCAGCTGGTGGAATGTGATACACGAAAGACGGCGCCTCCGATGGATGCGACCAATCGGCTGGTGTTACTTGACGGAGGAGCGCACGAGAAACGACGACGAGGGCTGCTTCCGTACGAAGTCGTTGTTCCACCGGTGGCGGCTGTAGTTGGTGGTGGTCCGTCTAAGCGGAGAGTACCCCGCCAAGGGCTTAAACCGAACCGCAATCGGGCGGTGGCGACCACTCCAACCACAACAACGATCACGATAGTGGACGACGAGGTAGACGGGTCACCACCGGCGTTCGCGGGTCAAGCGGTCGAAGAAGATAGTCACGAGCTGGACGAAGCGGAAGAGAATCCGGAAGTGTTACGAAGAAGAATCGTAGCACCGATGGTAAATGGTGATGTGGCGGAAGTACACGAGCAGCGACGATCGTCCTCGCCGCCACTTGTCCCTTCGTCCGATATTATTCTCGAAGAAGCGATCGACTGTGGGGACGTTGCAGATAGTGGCGAACATCGGCTGAAGGGTGATTTCATCGAAGCGAACTCCTCCTCCCTGCACTTGCAGGACACGGGCGAGCAGCAGCGAGTGATGAATCTGAACCACCTGCACTCGATAAACGATACCGGTGGTACGACACAGATGATCTACGATCAAAACACCGGCCAGGTGTACAGTGTGATGTGTCTACCGCAGCCGCAGAataacacgacgcttggtgcCGCCGGTGGTGGGTTAAGCCTCCGATCGCTTCCATCCTCGCTGACCGTAACGGCTTtaccgcagcaacagcatccgccCCAGCAACCGCAGCTATCGATTTCCAACGATAGTAGCAATAGTAGCAGCGTATCGACCACCGCCATGATGGCAGCGAGCGACAATCATCTGGATGGCGGGGCAGGCGGCGCCGGAGGAGGAGCAGGCGGTGCGGGAAGTTCCGGGCCGGGTTTGAGTACGTTTGAGAATGTGCTGCGCCAGAATGTGATGGATGGGTCCGAGCTGGTGATCGTTAACCATCATCAGGTACGCCCGGACCAGGAAGGTGTGATCAGTGTGAAGGAAGCAGATgaggaggatgaggatgaagaggaggaggacgaggaagaGGGTGATGGAGAGCAGGTGCATACCAcaaccactaccaccaacactgccgacgaagaggaggaggaagacgaggaggaggtggaggatgaggaggaggaaggaGAGGAGGTGGGGGAGGAGAATGGGGAAGAAGATCCGGATGCGCATGAGCAACAGATCCTAAGGCGGCATGGGTTACAGCTGCACGAAGCATTGGCGGGGGCTTGTGAAGATGACGACGATCACCAGGCTCCAGGCGAGTGTTTTAATGGTGAAGTGATACGAACCGCCACcggtgtagcagcagcagcagcatcattcgGCAACAAGCTGGGTAACTATGGGCCCGCGAACCTACAGCAACATCATCTGCacctgcagcagcatcacaaCAATCATCTGCACCACCGGGTGCAGGGTGCGATGGCTGGCGGAGTTGGCGGGATGATGAGCATGAATCTGACCGGCTTTCATCACGACCACGAGCtgctgcaccagcagcagcagcagcaactgcagcagcttcagcatgctaccaccaccaccagctcacCGTGCTCCGTGTCCTCGGAACAGCCGGAGGGGCtcatgatgatggtgacgacTACCGCGGACGGTAACGAGGAGGACCCGGCTGCTGGACTGTCGTCGAACAGCGGCGatgtgatggtgatgacgacGAGCAACTACTGTGATAATCTGTCCGCCGCCGACGAAGCTGACGgtgaggacgaggaggaggaagaggaagaagacgaGGGGCGACAGCTGGCCGAGGAGCACGATCAACTGCTGCTGGACGGTGGAAGTAGCGTCGGGATGGAGGAGGAAGCTGTCGGTACGATCGTGGATCAGTACGGCAATCATCACCATCCGAGTGATCTGAACCATCGTCACGGTGGTATGATGGTGCACGATGGatcggaagaggaggaggaggaggaggaagaggccAGCTTCGTAATGGAtcagatgcagcagcagcagcagttgcagcAACAGTTTCATCTCGCTAGTGGACagaaccatcagcagcagcttcacaATCACCAATCGCTGGTGACGTCTTCTGGAGGTGCAGACGGAACGCAGATGCATCTGCACCCAGGAGGTGTCGGAGGAATGCTGctggatggtgatggtgctggctGTGTGGAGGAGAGTTTTGAGAATGAAGATGATGTagagcaacatcagcagcaacaggccGAAGATGAGGCTCAAGATGGCCAACAGCtgttgcagcagcaccagacATCGGTTGttcaacatcagcaacagtaCACAAACAGTCAcagccaccatcaccaccaacagcagctaGTGGAGAAGTATATCGACGAGATGGACACTATCGGCGGTGGAGCAGCAAGTGTTGTCGGCGATGGAAGCGATCCTGGCGCTGGCTACGTCATGGATGCGGGCAGTGGCGAAATGATGCGGACAGAAA TTGTGGTGGAGCATAATCACGACGATCACGGGACGATAGCGTTGGAGCAGGTGGGGACTCTTAATCAAGAGGAACACGATGATGTGGGAGATGGCAGGAATGGTGCTTCCTCTTCTGTGTTTGATAATCGGTACGTCAATCAGTCGGACGACGTTGGTGGTCCGATCGTGGAAGTCGCGCACGACCCTCGGCACCACAAAGCACCGGAATTTGATGAATCCGACGATGGAAGGGGGGAGATGATCGATGAACGACGCGTCGTGGACATGCTGGAAGAGACCTGCGCCGAACGTGGGATGATACAGCAGTCCGTACCACGGGAGCATCTGCCGACACTGCTCGTACCGGTGTCGGGTGTCGCTAATGTGTCGTCACAGTCGGCCGAAAGTTCGTTTGCAGCGACGATGAGTGGTGGTGGCATGCCAGTGCTGGCCACCAAACGTACCACCATACTGGTGGTGGAAGATTGCATATCAACGAATGGGCTGCATTCCCCGTACGGGCCAGCGCCGCCATTCGCTCGGAGACGTTCGCTGAACGGTGTAGAGCACGTACTATCTTCGATGCAGAAGTACGAACCGAGGGAGGAAGACACGGATCATGATTTACCGTCGGGGAGGAATGGTAACAACGATCTTTTTCACGGTGAGGAAGAAGGTTCAGGTGCACCGGAAGTGGATGAAGATGATGGTGGAGCAGGACACGAACATAAGGGGGGCGGCGGCCATGAGGAAGTACTTGCAGCATCCTCCTGTGGTG ATTGGCCACAGTTCAAAATAGAAATGATGGGTACAACGAAGATGATGGTAGTAGATCATCATCAGCTCGTAGATGGCAATAACAGTATTATCATTTCACCGCTCGGCACGCCAGGATCGGCCACGATGATACCCTCGCCCGGTGCAACAACactacagcaacaacaacaacaacagcaaccgcagcaccaccaccaccaacagcagcagcaacaactgcACAATTCTCAATCGCTTCATCAACACCTAACAACAGTGAATCAACAGCAACGCACGGCACTACAGCAGCCAACATCCATATCGATGGCACCGACCGCAACGCTCGTGCAGCAGATAGCGCCCCACAATCCgcttcagcagcaacagcgccCCCCGCCGCAACAGTTGCATACATCCGGGGGCGTTAATGCGGCCACCACGACAGCAGGGATCAGTTTTTTAGCTCACCATACACAGCCCACCGTACCAACCATGACACCCGGAACAACCGTGCTAAACTCgccacaacaacaccaacctcCACAGCAAGGCTTAAGCATATTTCAACTGCAcccgcagcaacagcaacaccacaGCCCGCAGCAGCCGGTGCTAGGGTGCGGCAACAGCACGATTCAGCTGACAACAGAG ATTAAGGATGGCATTCGGAACAGTATGGTGAAGACGGAACCGGGCGTTAGTTACACCACGATCCGTCAAGGTAATCAGCTCGTAACGCGCATCAAGATGGAAAATGATGAtagtcagcagcagcagcagcagcaacagcaaccgacACAAACGACTCAACCAACCTTTCAGACGCAACTGCCCAAAGTGAACGTGGTGACGTCTTCGCCGCTGATATCGATCGGGCCCGGAAGCAGCAGTCAGGACAATTTGTCACGCGTGATAGAGAGTGTTGCTGGGAATTATTCATCCGCTGCCTCTCCTGTGGGtagtcagcagcagcagcagcaacagcttgtcacacaccagcagcaacagcagcagcagcaattgaTACAGCACGTGCAGACCGCGTCCGGGCATCAGCTACGCTACGAAATGGATCCGACCACCGTCATGCAACAGCAATCCGTGTCTccatcgcagcagcagcaactcattgcacaacagcaacagccaaAGTTCATCATAACGTCTCGACCGCTCGGTGGTGCGGTGAATGCTGCTGGGTCTGCGCCCGGCACCAAGCTGCCCCTTACTGTGCAGGCCGCCACCAATGTGCTACCTCATATGCAGAGTCCGCAACAGTTTATCCAAGCGCAGGACCAGCAGATGCAGCTTGCAACTCAACCCACCGTACCGCCGCTACAGAAACCGATCCAGCTGCAGAAGATTATTATGGCAACGTCAGCGATtagccagcagcagccgcagcagcagcagcaaagacCCCGATTGCCTCTACAGCAGCGTACACAGTACAGTGTGCAAGCTAttccccagcagcagcagcagcagcagcagcagcaacagcaaccgcaGCAGTTCCAGCAAGCACCAAAGGTACCGCCACAAGCTGCTACACCTCCAACCCAATCGCAGCAGCGCTTTCAGCAGAAATATGTGACGAACCAGCTGATACGTGGCCAGAATGCGTTTCTCATGAACAATGTGCACCATCTGCAACAGCaaacgcaacagcagcaggtcgCAGGTACGGTTGGAGCGAATGTGATCGTTGGAGCGACGAGCATCAACCGAGGTAAACGATCGAACGATGTTGGTGGCGGCTCGTCCACCGGACCGCATGCTGCTACAAACTCGACCGGTAATGGTAGTGGCAGTAGCAGCGGATCCAGCTCATCGTCCAGCGGCAGTAAGCAGCGAGGTGGACGCACGAGCAGCTCACGGTTACCGCCCGGTGCGGTGAATCTTGAGCGCAGCTACCAGATCTGCCAGGCCGTAATACAGAACAGTCCGAACAGGCATCAGCTGAAGGCGCAGCTAAAGTCACCGCAAGCGTTTCTGGCCGCTTCAAACTCTAATTCGAACAGCAGCATTAGCAGCATCGGTAGCACGgggagcagtagcagcagcagcagtagcagtagtagtagcagcagtagcagcggtGTCTCTGCGAGCAGTATTATTGGCAACAATACCAAAGAGGATgcgaacagcaacagcagtggcAACGGTAGCAGTGCCTTTGGTGGAGTGTTGGGTATTGGAGGAAATAAG ATGTCCCGTTTGGTGAACTCGTCGAAGCGCACCGTCTCGGCCGGCGGCGTTCGACCGCATTCGTCCATCGTTGTGCGGCAGGTGAATGCGTCAGGTGGGTCTGCCGCCGCCGCTACATCCGCTTCGTCGGGTCAGTCAAACCCAATCAGTATTATCGCGGCCGCACAAtcacagcaccaccagcagcagctccatgCTCTCGCCGGtgatcagcagcagcttggTCAGATCATCAGCGTGAGTGCTGCTCCAACGATCGTGCATGCTGCGGGTGCTGCTTCCGTCGCTGGTAATAACAGCGGGGCTAATGCGCATTCTGGCGGTGCGGGTGGTGCTGGGAACTTTGCTGCTGGCGGGAAGTATTTGCTGGTACAGCGTACAGCAGCGGCCCACATCGGGGAGATTGTAACGCCACGGGCAGCCAGTGCACCACCGACACACAATCAG ATACAACTTCACCACGTTCCTGCACcgccgcagcaacagcaaccgccGCTCCACAATCCACAAATGgccaccgtgcagcagcaacagctatCACACCAGGTGCAGCATCatatgcagcaacagcagcaccagttgcagcaacagcagcagcagcagcagctagcgGTCGGTGCGAACGCCGTTGCGCCCGCCACCACCAGCCTACAGGCGGCAATCACCCGCCGAATACCGTCCACCCACG TGaatactactaccaccaccaccgacaccaTCTCCTACGGTCAGGAGGAGGATACGCATCCGATCGATCCAACGGTAGCGGCGGACACGGTGGCAGCGCCGCCGCCATCGTCCGATGGTGCTGAAGAAGAAGGTACGATGGCGGATGATGACACGGGTGATGCCGATGCACACcaacaggagcagcagcagcagcagcagtactaTCAGCAGGAAGGAGGAGAACTTTTGGACGCCGGTGCTGCTGCGCACGAGACAATGAACGGACAGGCAATAGAATATGCTGTCGAAGGGAACGAACATCAGCATCACTTTGCGGAACAGTTGATCGGTGGTCAGCATATCGCACAATCACACAACGATAGAATGGCCCTAGACGACGGTGTGGATGTGGTCGTTGATGGATTCATCAATCATGATGATGCAGGAggcaatcatcatcacaccGCTACAACCGCAGAGCCACCACACCAGGACATGGCCAACGGTACCGACGCGTCCTGTTCACCGCAGCTCGAGACGGACGActacgatgacgatgatcgGGACGACGGTACGGCAGACCCAGCAGCCGGGGAGGAGGACGACGAGTGTTCCTGCTCGCTCAATGCGATGGTCATCTGCCAGCAGTGTGGTGCCTTCTGCCACGATGACTGCATCAGTGCAACGAAACTGTGCGTGTCCTGCGTGGTACGCTAG